From a single Lewinella sp. LCG006 genomic region:
- the kdsA gene encoding 3-deoxy-8-phosphooctulonate synthase, whose translation MPHLKHLSTGNFFLIAGPCAIEGEEMALSIAKEVSALCNRLEIPYIFKGSYRKANRSRLDSFTGIGDEKALKILQKVREEFGVPVTTDIHTEEEAALAAAYVDILQIPAFLCRQTSLLVAAAETGKVVNVKKGQFLSPDAMRFAQDKVLESGNEKVILTERGTTFGYQDLVIDFRGIPTMQSFGATVVLDCTHSLQQPNQASGVTGGQPALIGAVARAGIAVGVDGLFIETHPEPAKAKSDGANMLPLAQLEGLLEQLVVIRSAIK comes from the coding sequence ATACCTCATTTAAAGCATCTTTCAACAGGAAATTTTTTCCTCATCGCAGGACCTTGTGCTATTGAGGGTGAAGAGATGGCACTGTCTATTGCAAAAGAGGTTTCTGCCTTGTGTAACCGTTTGGAGATTCCTTATATTTTTAAGGGTTCTTATCGCAAAGCTAACCGTTCACGCTTAGATTCTTTTACGGGAATTGGCGATGAAAAGGCACTAAAAATTTTGCAAAAAGTTCGGGAAGAATTTGGTGTACCTGTAACGACAGATATCCATACGGAAGAAGAAGCGGCATTAGCTGCAGCTTATGTGGACATCTTGCAAATACCTGCTTTTCTTTGTCGGCAGACCAGCTTATTGGTAGCTGCTGCAGAAACGGGAAAAGTCGTTAATGTCAAAAAAGGACAATTTTTGAGCCCCGATGCGATGCGTTTTGCGCAGGACAAGGTACTCGAGAGTGGCAATGAGAAAGTAATCCTGACCGAAAGAGGGACTACTTTTGGTTACCAAGATTTGGTCATTGACTTCAGAGGAATTCCAACGATGCAATCGTTTGGCGCAACGGTGGTACTGGATTGTACGCATTCTTTGCAACAGCCCAATCAGGCTAGCGGTGTAACAGGTGGGCAACCTGCATTAATTGGAGCAGTCGCTCGTGCTGGTATTGCGGTTGGGGTAGATGGTTTGTTCATAGAAACACATCCCGAGCCTGCTAAAGCAAAAAGTGATGGCGCAAATATGTTGCCTTTAGCACAATTGGAAGGCCTGTTGGAACAACTGGTTGTTATACGTTCGGCCATAAAATAA
- a CDS encoding NAD(P)/FAD-dependent oxidoreductase, whose amino-acid sequence MPKIIEVKLLPSELHQEDVLRARLLKQLRCADKDLKSFRVVRRSVDARARQPLFLLRVEAYVNEAFEGEPALLDQLQMVDQAPEVIIVGAGPAGMFAALELIECGLKPIILERGKDVRARRRDLRAIQQFGEVNPHSNYCFGEGGAGTYSDGKLYTRSHKRGNIEKALRLFVEHGATSDILVDAHPHIGSNKLPNIVANIRETIIHYGGEVRFENHVTDFILEDGVLKGVVVNDQEELRAKAVILATGHSARDIFHLLHQRGIYIEAKPFALGVRIEHPQPLIDKIQYGQPQRDHNLPASSYRLACQVKNRGVFSFCMCPGGLVVPAATAPGELVVNGMSMSRRDSPYANSGTVVAVEMEDLAPFADHGVFAGLAFQEAVEKKFFQYGTGGQQAPSARLTDFVQKKVSSSLPGSSYIPGLYAAPVHDLLPKGIYQRLQEGVQMFGRKMKGYYTEEATVIGTESRTSSPVKIPRSRETYMHEQTSGLFPCGEGAGYAGGIISAAMDGQNVARAVAQFYQKNS is encoded by the coding sequence ATGCCTAAGATAATAGAAGTAAAATTGCTGCCTTCCGAGCTTCATCAGGAAGATGTCTTGCGTGCACGTTTGTTAAAGCAACTGCGATGTGCGGATAAAGATTTGAAAAGCTTCAGAGTCGTTCGTCGAAGTGTGGATGCCAGAGCACGCCAACCGCTTTTTCTTTTGCGCGTCGAAGCCTACGTCAATGAAGCATTTGAAGGCGAACCGGCGCTGCTCGACCAGTTGCAAATGGTAGACCAGGCTCCAGAAGTAATTATTGTTGGAGCAGGACCTGCAGGGATGTTTGCAGCACTTGAGTTAATTGAGTGTGGTCTCAAACCAATAATTCTTGAGCGAGGCAAAGATGTACGGGCTCGCCGCAGAGACCTCCGAGCTATTCAACAGTTTGGCGAAGTCAATCCTCATTCCAATTATTGTTTTGGCGAAGGTGGCGCTGGTACTTACTCCGACGGTAAACTATACACGCGCTCTCACAAAAGAGGGAACATAGAAAAAGCACTGCGACTTTTTGTTGAACACGGTGCAACCAGCGATATTTTAGTGGATGCCCATCCGCATATTGGTTCCAATAAACTTCCTAATATTGTTGCTAACATTAGAGAAACAATTATTCACTACGGTGGCGAAGTGCGTTTTGAAAACCACGTAACTGACTTTATTCTTGAAGACGGAGTGCTGAAGGGAGTGGTAGTGAATGATCAGGAAGAACTACGTGCAAAAGCGGTGATTTTAGCAACGGGGCATTCTGCACGCGATATTTTTCATCTACTTCATCAACGAGGTATTTATATCGAAGCGAAGCCTTTCGCATTAGGTGTGCGCATTGAACACCCCCAACCTTTAATTGATAAGATCCAGTATGGCCAGCCCCAAAGGGATCATAATCTTCCCGCTTCTAGCTATCGCTTGGCTTGCCAGGTGAAAAACCGTGGGGTATTCAGTTTTTGTATGTGCCCCGGTGGTTTGGTGGTGCCTGCGGCCACGGCACCAGGTGAGTTGGTGGTTAATGGAATGAGTATGAGTCGGCGAGATTCTCCTTATGCCAACTCCGGGACAGTGGTTGCTGTTGAGATGGAAGATTTAGCTCCTTTTGCTGATCATGGTGTATTTGCTGGCCTGGCGTTTCAGGAAGCGGTTGAGAAGAAGTTTTTTCAATACGGAACGGGTGGTCAGCAAGCTCCTTCGGCGCGGTTGACTGATTTTGTACAGAAAAAAGTTTCTTCGAGCCTTCCGGGGAGTTCTTATATTCCGGGACTTTATGCTGCACCTGTCCATGATTTATTACCCAAAGGGATTTATCAAAGATTACAGGAAGGTGTGCAGATGTTTGGTCGTAAAATGAAGGGGTATTACACCGAGGAGGCTACGGTGATCGGTACGGAAAGCCGAACCAGCTCGCCGGTCAAAATTCCGCGCTCCAGGGAAACTTACATGCACGAACAGACAAGTGGTCTTTTCCCTTGTGGAGAAGGTGCTGGTTATGCCGGAGGAATCATTTCAGCGGCCATGGATGGCCAAAATGTGGCACGGGCAGTCGCCCAATTTTATCAAAAAAATAGTTAG